One segment of Lytechinus pictus isolate F3 Inbred chromosome 13, Lp3.0, whole genome shotgun sequence DNA contains the following:
- the LOC129274670 gene encoding 10 kDa heat shock protein, mitochondrial-like, whose protein sequence is MAVFRRFRPLFDRILVERLVPETKTKGGIMIPEKAQQKVNQATVVAVGAGSRDSSGTVHKVAVDVGDKVLLPEFGGTKVSFEEKEYFIFREGDIIGVLNEEK, encoded by the exons atg GCTGTTTTCAGGAGATTCAGACCACTGTTTGACCGGATCCTTGTGGAACGACTTGTCCCCGAGACCAAGACCAAAGGAGGTATCATGATCCCAGAGAAGGCTCAGCAGAAGGTCAATCAAGCTACCGTTGTAGCAGTAGGAGCAGGGTCTAGAGATTCA TCGGGTACTGTGCACAAGGTCGCTGTAGATGTTGGTGATAAAGTTCTACTTCCAGAATTTGGAGGAACCAAGGTTTCATTTGAAGAGAAG GAATATTTCATCTTCAGGGAAGGCGATATAATAGGAGTTCTGAATGAGGAAAAGTGA